A portion of the Macaca nemestrina isolate mMacNem1 chromosome 19, mMacNem.hap1, whole genome shotgun sequence genome contains these proteins:
- the LOC105478820 gene encoding myosin regulatory light chain 12A isoform X2 — MSSKRAKTKTKKRPQRATSNVFAMFDQSQIQEFKEAFNMIDQNRDGFIDKEDLHDMLASLGKNPTDDYLDAMMNEAPGPINFTMFLTMFGEKLNGTDPEDVIRNAFACFDEEATGTIQEDYLRELLTTMGDRFTDEEVDELYREAPIDKKGNFNYIEFTRILKHGAKDKDD; from the exons ATGTCAAGCAAAAGAGCAAAGACCAAGACCAAGAAGCGCCCTCAGCGCGCAACATCCAATGTGTTTGCCATGTTTGACCAGTCACAGATTCAGGAGTTCAAAGAGGCCTTCAACATGATTGATCAGAACAGAGATGGTTTCATCGACAAGGAAGATTTGCATGATATGCTTGCTTCATTGG ggAAGAATCCAACTGATGATTATCTGGATGCTATGATGAATGAAGCTCCAGGCCCCATCAATTTCACCATGTTCCTTACCATGTTTGGTGAGAAGTTAAATGGCACGGATCCTGAAGATGTCATCAGAAATGCTTTTGCTTGCTTTGATGAAGAAGCAACTG GCACCATTCAGGAAGATTACCTGAGAGAGCTGCTGACAACCATGGGGGATCGGTTTACGGATGAGGAAGTGGATGAGCTGTACAGAGAAGCACCTATTGACAAAAAGGGGAATTTCAATTACATCGAGTTCACGCGCATCCTGAAACATGGAGCAAAAGACAAAGATGACTGA
- the LOC105478820 gene encoding myosin regulatory light chain 12A isoform X1 gives MDLTTTMSSKRAKTKTKKRPQRATSNVFAMFDQSQIQEFKEAFNMIDQNRDGFIDKEDLHDMLASLGKNPTDDYLDAMMNEAPGPINFTMFLTMFGEKLNGTDPEDVIRNAFACFDEEATGTIQEDYLRELLTTMGDRFTDEEVDELYREAPIDKKGNFNYIEFTRILKHGAKDKDD, from the exons GACTTAACCACCACCATGTCAAGCAAAAGAGCAAAGACCAAGACCAAGAAGCGCCCTCAGCGCGCAACATCCAATGTGTTTGCCATGTTTGACCAGTCACAGATTCAGGAGTTCAAAGAGGCCTTCAACATGATTGATCAGAACAGAGATGGTTTCATCGACAAGGAAGATTTGCATGATATGCTTGCTTCATTGG ggAAGAATCCAACTGATGATTATCTGGATGCTATGATGAATGAAGCTCCAGGCCCCATCAATTTCACCATGTTCCTTACCATGTTTGGTGAGAAGTTAAATGGCACGGATCCTGAAGATGTCATCAGAAATGCTTTTGCTTGCTTTGATGAAGAAGCAACTG GCACCATTCAGGAAGATTACCTGAGAGAGCTGCTGACAACCATGGGGGATCGGTTTACGGATGAGGAAGTGGATGAGCTGTACAGAGAAGCACCTATTGACAAAAAGGGGAATTTCAATTACATCGAGTTCACGCGCATCCTGAAACATGGAGCAAAAGACAAAGATGACTGA